Proteins encoded together in one Quercus lobata isolate SW786 chromosome 3, ValleyOak3.0 Primary Assembly, whole genome shotgun sequence window:
- the LOC115979578 gene encoding uncharacterized protein LOC115979578 has product MCVLVCLLFLIYLIYSLILFFRRVCDIVLIHNICSMISFYVAFKLHCQDNVEQFPGRASVEERDNKSVNSVSRIEEQEVDGSRLVASQSSKVNSIKKNHRTGKQELMKSVQELASQAASRAKAEAAKNITPPKSAYQFEASWRELSDDHALQARLLKAVSPTALPQIFKNALSASLLVDIIKCVATFFTEEMDLAIRYIENLTNVSRFDLLIMCLSSTDRDDLHKIWDEVFCSEATPIEYAEMLDKLRSRYCLNR; this is encoded by the exons ATGTGTGTTTTGGTGTgtcttttatttcttatatatttgatCTATAGCTTGATTTTGTTTTTCCGAAGAGTGTGTGACATTGTTTTGATACATAATATTTGTAGTATGATCTCATTTTATGTCGCTTTTAAACTACATTGCCAGGACAATGTTGAACAGTTTCCTGGGAGGGCATCTGTGGAGGAAAGAGATAACAAAAGTGTGAATTCTGTTAGTAGAATAGAAGAACAAGAAGTTGATGGCTCTCGTCTAGTTGCTAGTCAGAGTTCAAAAGTGAACAGCATTAAG aAAAATCACAGAACAGGAAAGCAAGAGCTGATGAAGTCAGTGCAAGAGCTTGCTTCTCAAGCAGCTTCTCGAGCCAAGGCTGAAGCTGCAAAAAACATCACACCACCAAAGTCGGCTTATCAATTTGAGGCTTCTTGGCGGGAACTCTCTGATGACCATGCTCTCCAGGCTCGTTTATTGAAG gCTGTATCTCCAACTGCATTGCCACAGATATTCAAAAATGCTTTGTCTGCTTCCCTACTAGTTGACATTATTAAATGTGTTGCCACCTTTTTCAC TGAAGAAATGGATCTGGCTATCAGATACATAGAAAACTTAACCAATGTCTCAAGATTTGACTTGCTCATCATGTGCCTTTCATCTACAGATAGAGATG ATCTCCACAAGATTTGGGATGAAGTATTTTGTAGCGAGGCAACGCCAATTGAGTATGCGGAGATGCTTGATAAACTTCGTTCAAGATATTGCCTCAACCGGTGA
- the LOC115979432 gene encoding pentatricopeptide repeat-containing protein At1g63080, mitochondrial-like: MENKGYQPDAITCGTMVNGLCKIGQTGVAIRLLRKLEKRNFAQNVVLYSTVIDSLCKDKLVTEALNLFSEMISKGIQPDVVTYNCVIQGLCNFGWWREAMTLLNEMEQRKIMQNVRSFNILVDTLCKEGMLSEAKNVFEVMIQRGIDPSQVTYNSLIDGYCLQNQMDGAVKTFNMMVEKGFSPDVISYNILINGYCKSKKIDKAMRIFHEMSNKGVIPNVSTYNTLIDGFFKVERSQAALELFHKMQTCGQHPNPQTYNILLDGFCKNRRMVEAMALFQEMEEKKLDHNIVSYNILIDGFCNVGELTTAREIFSGLFAKGLQPNVRTYTIMINGFCKNELIDEAGELLEEMDSNGYSPSHLTYNILIQGLLQHGDTSKAMKYLKMMVGKGFSANATTAAMFIDLLLSNQVDENIRELLPKSG; the protein is encoded by the coding sequence ATGGAGAACAAAGGGTACCAACCTGATGCAATTACTTGTGGAACAATGGTAAACGGTCTGTGTAAGATTGGCCAGACTGGTGTGGCTATTAGGTTGCTCAGGAAGCTTGAAAAAAGGAATTTTGCACAAAATGTGGTGCTGTATAGCACGGTCATTGACAGTTTATGTAAGGATAAATTGGTAACTGAGGCTTTGAACCTTTTTTCTGAAATGATAAGTAAAGGCATTCAGCCAGATGTTGTCACTTACAATTGCGTAATTCAAGGACTATGCAATTTTGGCTGGTGGAGGGAGGCTATGACCTTGTTGAATGAGATGGAACAAAGGAAGATCATGCAAAATGTGCGAAGCTTCAACATACTGGTGGACACACTATGCAAGGAAGGGATGTTGAGTGAggcaaaaaatgtttttgaagTGATGATTCAAAGAGGCATTGATCCTAGCCAAGTCACTTACAATTCTTTGATTGATGGTTATTGTTTGCAAAACCAAATGGATGGGGCAGTTAAGACATTTAATATGATGGTTGAGAAGGGTTTTTCACCCGATGTGATTAGCTATAACATATTGATTAATGGATAttgcaaaagtaaaaaaattgataaggcAATGCGTATCTTTCATGAAATGTCCAACAAGGGAGTGATTCCTAATGTTTCGACTTACAACACTCTTATCGATGGGTTTTTCAAAGTGGAGAGATCTCAAGCTGCACTGGAGCTATTCCATAAGATGCAAACTTGTGGCCAACATCCAAATCCCCAAACCTATAACATCTTGTTAGATGGATTTTGTAAGAATAGACGAATGGTTGAGGCAATGGCTTTGTTTCAGGAGatggaagaaaaaaagttgGACCACAATATTGTGTCTTACAACATCTTGATTGATGGTTTCTGCAATGTTGGGGAACTTACAACTGCAAGAGAAATCTTTAGCGGTCTTTTTGCAAAAGGATTGCAACCTAATGTTCGAACTTACACTATAATGATCAATGGATTTTGCAAGAATGAACTAATTGATGAAGCAGGTGAGCTGCTTGAGGAAATGGATAGCAACGGTTATTCACCTAGCCATCTCACATACAACATATTAATCCAGGGGTTATTGCAACATGGTGACACATCAAAGGCAATGAAATATCTCAAAATGATGGTTGGCAAGGGATTTTCAGCAAACGCAACAACTGCTGCCATGTTTATTGACTTGCTGTTGTCTAATCAAGTAGATGAAAATATTCGAGAGTTGCTTCCCAAGTCTGGGTGA